In Actinoplanes lobatus, the DNA window AGTTCTCCAACGGCGGCATCTCCGAGTACGACCTGGTCGTCGGCGCCGACGGCCGGCGGTCGATGATCCGGGACCGGGTGGGCCTGGGCGGTCCGGCCGTGCCGACCGGGCAGATCGTCTACCGCGCCGTGGTGAGCGGCGGCCCGCCGCTCACCGACTGGACCGCGGTGCTCGGCCGGCGGTCGCAGTTCGTGGCCATGCCGATGGGCGGGCGGCGGCTCTACTGCTACGCCGACGAGACCGCGCCGGACACCCCCAATCCGGACGACCCGCGCGCCCGCCTGCGTGAGCTCTTCGAGGGGTACGGGGGCCCCGTCCCGGCCATCCTCGACAAGATCGAGAAGGTGCAGGTCGCCCGCACCGACGAGGTGGTCCTGCCGGCCTGGTCCAAGGGGCCGGTCGTGCTGGTCGGCGACGCGGCGCACGCCACCGCGCCGACACTGGCCCAGGGCGCCGCGATGTCCTTCGAGGACGGCTACGTGCTCGGGCAGGAGCTGCGGTCGGCCGGGGGCGACATCCCCAAGGCCCTCCGAGCGTACGAGGATCGCCGTCGCCCGCGCTGTGCCGAGGTGCGCGAGCGGACCCGCGAGCGGGACCGGACCCGGGACGTGCCACCCGCTCTGCGCGACCCGATGTTGCGCCGTCGCGGAGTTCGCATCTTCACCGATCACTGCCGGGCGCTGGTGGCGCCGGTCTGACCGGGCGGCGCGGCCGCCGTGCC includes these proteins:
- a CDS encoding FAD-dependent monooxygenase, with the translated sequence MTLRILVVGAGIAGLAAARGLRVAGFRPEVVEALPATVVPGAGIYLPGNASRALRLLGLDVPLRPLGDLIFRQVFLDQRGRQLFEMDVAGLWAGVGESRALSRADLQQVLLTGVGGEVRFETEVRDLQVVDGAAKVEFSNGGISEYDLVVGADGRRSMIRDRVGLGGPAVPTGQIVYRAVVSGGPPLTDWTAVLGRRSQFVAMPMGGRRLYCYADETAPDTPNPDDPRARLRELFEGYGGPVPAILDKIEKVQVARTDEVVLPAWSKGPVVLVGDAAHATAPTLAQGAAMSFEDGYVLGQELRSAGGDIPKALRAYEDRRRPRCAEVRERTRERDRTRDVPPALRDPMLRRRGVRIFTDHCRALVAPV